In Haloterrigena turkmenica DSM 5511, a single genomic region encodes these proteins:
- a CDS encoding endonuclease III domain-containing protein, protein MSDDEPAVNISGGVDGGGAAAEFDPATADTRAEEVVDRLGELYWQKTYGGQDAFTCLVRTVLSQNTSDKASQPAHDALIDRYGGPDVDLAASLADAEQSRLAETISSAGLYNQKSEVLIRTAEWVLEEFGSAAAFDAFVKDEDPAAVRETLLSIRGIGPKTADCVLLFAGGRGGVFPVDTHVHRIYRRMGIAPAAADHEGVRAVLEREVPAAKCGFGHTATIQFGREYCTARKPACLEDPDACPMADVCEQVGVYPATGEVVDPAATLE, encoded by the coding sequence ATGAGCGACGACGAACCCGCGGTCAACATCAGCGGCGGCGTCGATGGCGGCGGCGCCGCGGCCGAGTTCGATCCCGCGACGGCCGACACCCGCGCCGAGGAGGTCGTCGACCGACTCGGGGAACTGTACTGGCAGAAAACGTACGGCGGACAGGACGCCTTCACCTGCCTCGTCCGCACGGTCCTGAGCCAGAACACCAGTGACAAGGCGAGCCAGCCGGCCCACGACGCGCTGATCGACAGGTACGGTGGCCCGGATGTCGACCTCGCGGCATCGCTCGCAGACGCCGAGCAGTCGCGCCTCGCGGAGACGATCAGTTCCGCGGGCCTCTACAACCAGAAGTCGGAGGTGCTGATCCGAACCGCCGAGTGGGTCCTCGAGGAGTTCGGCTCCGCCGCGGCGTTCGACGCGTTCGTCAAGGACGAGGATCCCGCCGCGGTCCGCGAGACGCTCCTCTCGATCCGCGGCATCGGCCCGAAGACCGCCGACTGTGTCCTGCTGTTCGCGGGCGGTCGCGGCGGCGTCTTCCCCGTCGATACCCACGTCCACCGGATCTACCGCCGTATGGGCATCGCGCCGGCCGCCGCCGACCACGAGGGCGTTCGCGCGGTGCTCGAGCGCGAGGTGCCCGCCGCCAAGTGCGGATTCGGTCACACCGCGACGATCCAGTTCGGTCGCGAGTACTGCACGGCGCGCAAGCCGGCCTGCCTCGAGGATCCCGACGCCTGCCCGATGGCCGACGTGTGCGAGCAGGTCGGCGTCTACCCCGCGACGGGCGAGGTCGTCGATCCCGCGGCGACGCTCGAGTAA
- a CDS encoding DolP-mannose mannosyltransferase, with amino-acid sequence MSTRSLTESRSDWIAVLGSIVAVLFAIEFAAYLLTEWPTIAIDPAFFQHTGWYVLEGGVPYVDVWDVNPPVPFAITAALAVLSGGNMYVLHGLSVILTLLVAAANILLVGWVAFLVTGEDAAAVAAGLTMLVVPELFLLPLAGVWAQFYALFFGVLSLALALRDRPFLAGVAAALSAGSWQSGIAFAPLVVGMTYQRTGGKDVLRAIAGGGVVTGVVVLVFAAAGALVPMFVQTVIVPLVAGSPYTLAERGFSILLVFGYGSVLLPVALYGWASTAVRDLRTRWWVPAGGVILGLQVLVVDLDGSTDTFLWLAFVALGVAVTVERATAWRSVTTDRLSGDATRTNRYRWPVVVAVVAGLIVLSGLAWNVNSPPPKPTLETMEREAEPDEHLPISPDDADSPSMRTIYWEQLKPETCHYRLSWTEVRWIAMTDDRLDAERCGGWPNRIDRG; translated from the coding sequence ATGTCCACCCGATCACTCACTGAGAGTCGATCCGATTGGATCGCCGTCCTCGGTTCGATCGTCGCCGTCCTGTTCGCTATCGAATTCGCCGCGTATCTCCTGACCGAGTGGCCGACGATCGCGATCGATCCCGCGTTCTTCCAGCATACGGGCTGGTACGTCCTCGAGGGCGGTGTTCCGTACGTCGACGTCTGGGACGTGAACCCGCCCGTTCCGTTCGCAATTACGGCCGCGCTCGCCGTCCTCTCGGGCGGAAACATGTACGTCCTACACGGCCTCAGTGTGATACTCACCCTTCTCGTCGCCGCCGCGAACATCCTGCTCGTCGGGTGGGTCGCCTTCCTCGTGACCGGAGAAGACGCCGCAGCGGTCGCCGCCGGCCTCACGATGCTCGTCGTTCCGGAGCTCTTTCTCCTCCCTCTGGCCGGAGTCTGGGCGCAGTTCTACGCGCTGTTCTTCGGTGTCCTTTCACTCGCGCTGGCCCTCCGCGACCGGCCGTTTCTGGCCGGGGTCGCCGCGGCACTGAGCGCTGGCTCCTGGCAGTCCGGGATCGCCTTCGCTCCATTGGTCGTCGGGATGACGTACCAGCGAACCGGCGGGAAGGACGTGCTCCGGGCCATCGCGGGCGGTGGCGTCGTGACCGGCGTCGTCGTCCTCGTGTTCGCGGCCGCAGGTGCGCTCGTTCCGATGTTCGTACAGACTGTGATCGTGCCGCTGGTCGCCGGCTCACCGTACACGCTGGCCGAACGCGGCTTCTCGATACTGCTGGTGTTCGGCTACGGATCGGTGCTCCTCCCGGTGGCGCTCTACGGATGGGCCTCCACCGCCGTCCGCGACCTCCGGACGCGATGGTGGGTTCCGGCTGGCGGGGTGATACTCGGCCTCCAGGTGCTGGTCGTCGATCTGGACGGCTCGACGGACACGTTCCTCTGGCTCGCCTTCGTCGCGCTCGGCGTGGCCGTCACTGTCGAACGCGCGACCGCGTGGCGGTCCGTCACGACGGACCGACTCAGTGGCGATGCGACCCGGACGAACCGCTACCGGTGGCCGGTCGTCGTCGCTGTCGTCGCCGGGCTGATCGTCCTCTCGGGGCTGGCCTGGAACGTCAACTCGCCGCCTCCGAAGCCGACGCTCGAGACGATGGAACGGGAGGCCGAGCCGGACGAGCACCTCCCGATTTCGCCGGACGATGCGGACAGCCCGTCGATGCGGACCATTTACTGGGAGCAGCTGAAGCCGGAGACGTGTCACTACCGGTTAAGCTGGACCGAAGTGCGGTGGATCGCGATGACCGACGACCGGCTGGACGCAGAGCGATGTGGCGGATGGCCGAATCGTATCGATCGCGGCTAG
- a CDS encoding beta-CASP ribonuclease aCPSF1: MSTVEQQLDDLKAEITSELPSDISVSSVKYEGPEVVVYTRDPKKFAQQGDLIRQLASKLRKRITVRPDPSVLSRPEEAREEIMSVIPEEAGVTDLDFHADTGEVVIEAEKPGMVIGRHGSTLREITKNVGWTPEVVRTPPIESSTVSNVRSFLKQERDERRDILEKVGRQIHREEMSDDEYVRITTLGCCREVGRASFILSTPETRILIDCGDKPGAEGEVPYLHAPEALGAGPQTIDAVVLTHAHLDHSALIPLLFKYGYDGPIYCTEPTRDLMGLLTLDYLDVAAKEGRAPPYESEQVREAIKHCIPLEYGDVTDIAPDVKLTFHNAGHILGSAVSHFHIGDGLYNVAFSGDIHYEDTRLFNGAVNDFPRVETLVMESTYGGRNDYQTDQEDSERNLKEIINDTYDEGGKVLIPAFAVGRSQEIMLVLEEAMRNGDIPSMPVHLDGMIWEATAIHTTYPEYLRDDLRDRIFHDDENPFLADEFNHIDGGEEERQDVADGEPCIILSTSGMVTGGPIMSWLSHIGPDPDSTLVFVGYQAQGTLGRRIQNGWDEIPTSEVGAMGGNNGRGTLDLNVDVETVDGFSGHADRAGLENFVKTMNPRPEKVLCVHGDERSTQDLSSALYHNYDMRTFAPKNLETFRFL, encoded by the coding sequence ATGAGTACTGTAGAGCAGCAACTCGACGATCTGAAAGCAGAGATCACGAGCGAGTTACCGAGCGATATCTCGGTCTCCTCGGTGAAATACGAAGGCCCCGAAGTGGTGGTCTATACGCGCGATCCGAAGAAGTTCGCCCAACAGGGCGACCTCATTCGGCAACTCGCGAGCAAACTTCGCAAGCGAATCACCGTCCGCCCCGACCCGAGCGTTCTCTCGCGACCCGAAGAGGCCCGCGAGGAGATCATGAGCGTCATCCCCGAAGAGGCCGGCGTCACGGACCTGGACTTCCACGCTGACACCGGCGAGGTCGTCATCGAGGCCGAAAAGCCGGGCATGGTCATCGGCCGCCACGGCTCGACGCTCCGCGAAATCACCAAAAACGTCGGCTGGACGCCCGAAGTCGTCCGCACGCCGCCGATCGAGTCCTCGACGGTTTCGAACGTCCGTAGCTTCCTCAAGCAGGAACGCGACGAGCGACGGGACATTCTCGAGAAGGTCGGTCGACAGATCCACCGCGAGGAGATGTCCGACGACGAGTACGTCCGCATCACGACGCTGGGATGCTGTCGTGAGGTCGGTCGAGCGTCCTTCATCCTCTCGACGCCCGAGACCCGGATCCTCATCGACTGCGGCGACAAACCCGGCGCCGAGGGCGAAGTGCCCTACCTCCACGCGCCCGAGGCGCTCGGCGCCGGTCCGCAGACGATCGACGCCGTCGTCCTCACCCACGCCCACCTCGACCACTCCGCGCTGATCCCGCTGCTGTTTAAGTACGGCTACGACGGACCGATCTACTGCACCGAGCCCACTCGTGATCTGATGGGCCTGCTGACGCTGGACTACCTCGACGTCGCCGCCAAGGAGGGACGCGCACCACCGTATGAGAGCGAACAGGTCCGCGAGGCGATCAAACACTGCATCCCGCTCGAGTACGGCGACGTCACGGACATCGCGCCGGACGTCAAACTCACCTTCCACAACGCCGGTCACATCCTCGGCTCGGCCGTCTCGCACTTCCACATCGGCGACGGCCTCTACAACGTCGCGTTCTCCGGCGACATTCACTACGAGGACACCCGGCTGTTCAACGGCGCGGTCAACGACTTCCCGCGCGTCGAGACGCTGGTGATGGAGTCGACCTACGGCGGTCGCAACGACTACCAGACCGACCAGGAGGACTCCGAGCGAAACCTCAAGGAGATCATCAACGACACCTACGACGAGGGCGGCAAGGTGCTCATTCCGGCGTTCGCCGTCGGGCGATCCCAAGAGATCATGCTCGTTCTGGAGGAGGCGATGCGCAACGGGGACATTCCCTCGATGCCAGTCCACCTAGACGGGATGATCTGGGAGGCGACAGCCATCCACACCACCTACCCCGAGTACCTCCGGGACGACCTCCGGGATCGCATCTTCCACGACGACGAGAACCCCTTCCTCGCCGACGAGTTCAACCACATCGACGGCGGCGAGGAGGAGCGCCAGGACGTCGCCGACGGCGAGCCCTGTATCATCCTCTCGACGTCCGGGATGGTCACCGGCGGTCCGATCATGTCGTGGCTGTCCCACATCGGCCCCGATCCGGACTCGACGCTGGTCTTCGTCGGCTACCAGGCACAGGGAACCCTTGGACGGCGTATCCAGAACGGCTGGGACGAGATTCCGACCAGCGAGGTCGGCGCCATGGGCGGGAACAACGGTCGCGGCACTCTCGATCTGAACGTCGACGTCGAAACCGTCGACGGCTTCTCCGGCCACGCCGACCGCGCCGGCCTCGAGAACTTCGTCAAGACGATGAACCCGCGCCCCGAGAAAGTCCTCTGTGTCCACGGCGACGAGCGGTCGACGCAGGACCTCTCCTCGGCGCTGTACCACAACTACGACATGCGTACCTTCGCGCCGAAGAACCTCGAGACCTTCAGGTTCTTGTAA
- the nucS gene encoding endonuclease NucS → MTLEQPSLSAAREAVADGIEREALVTVFGRCTVDYEGRASSTLEAGDRHVMLKPDGAALVHTDEGQQPVNWQPPGCEHDVYCDGGDSDGSGVEADAEPDALVLESLRSNPDERLLVRFQRVLQVSAFSGTDENDLALSGTEEDLRQRILEEPDLLEAGFTPLATERATPAGAVDIYGEDSAGRTVVVELKRRRVGPDAVGQLRRYVDALERDLHADADVRGVLVAPSVTDRADRLLGDHGLEFVSLKPTGD, encoded by the coding sequence GTGACCCTCGAGCAGCCGTCGCTGTCGGCCGCCCGCGAGGCCGTCGCCGACGGCATCGAGCGCGAGGCGCTCGTCACCGTCTTCGGCCGCTGTACCGTCGACTACGAGGGCCGCGCCTCGAGCACGCTCGAGGCGGGCGACCGACACGTCATGCTCAAACCGGACGGCGCGGCGCTGGTCCACACCGACGAGGGCCAGCAGCCGGTCAACTGGCAGCCGCCGGGCTGTGAGCACGACGTCTACTGCGACGGCGGGGACTCGGACGGGAGCGGCGTCGAGGCGGACGCCGAACCCGACGCGCTCGTCCTCGAGAGCCTGCGGTCGAACCCCGACGAGCGGCTGCTGGTGCGATTCCAGCGAGTCCTGCAGGTCTCGGCCTTTTCGGGAACCGACGAGAACGACCTCGCCCTCTCCGGGACCGAGGAGGACCTCCGCCAGCGCATTCTCGAGGAGCCCGACCTGCTCGAGGCCGGGTTCACGCCGCTGGCGACCGAGCGCGCGACGCCGGCCGGCGCCGTCGACATCTATGGCGAGGATTCGGCGGGCCGGACGGTCGTCGTCGAACTCAAGCGCCGCCGCGTCGGGCCGGACGCGGTCGGCCAGCTCCGCCGGTACGTCGACGCCCTCGAGCGTGATCTCCACGCCGACGCCGACGTCCGCGGGGTTCTGGTCGCCCCGTCAGTGACCGACCGAGCCGATCGGTTGCTCGGGGACCACGGCCTCGAGTTCGTCTCGCTGAAACCGACCGGCGACTGA
- a CDS encoding MFS transporter — protein sequence MSALSDPAKRRWLAWAALATVFLLVNLHRLSTAVLSDRLTDAFGTTAAQLGTLHASFFLIYAVVQIPTGVVADRFGPRYVGSIGGLVLSLGAVGFAVSGSYLAAFASRALIGLGSGVIFVSILRFCANWYRADEFATMTGLTGSVAGLGAILATTPLAVTVDALGWRATLIGLATVGVVAAGAVFVVARQSPAAAGLEPIAGVPEQPSVTLAETAGHLRTLARDPDQWLLSVVFFAGNGAILTLIGLWGVPYLAIVYGLDVTTASSFTLLGSIGLLVGPPAIGWISDRLERRVLPMTAGVGLLTIAFSVIPVFGRPPLAIIAVSYLACGVLFGAAMLSLSTVKDRYPPAASGVATATVNTAGFVGATILPTLMGLVLDAYRTGETVGGTVAYTQYGYRLAFGILAVTVAVAFCCSCWLLVRDRDASSPSAREGSSER from the coding sequence GTGAGTGCGCTGTCGGATCCCGCTAAACGGCGGTGGCTCGCGTGGGCCGCGCTGGCGACCGTCTTCCTGCTCGTCAATCTCCACCGGTTGTCGACGGCCGTCCTGTCGGACCGGCTGACCGACGCGTTCGGCACGACGGCGGCCCAGCTCGGCACGCTCCACGCCTCGTTTTTCCTCATCTACGCGGTCGTCCAGATTCCGACCGGCGTGGTCGCCGACCGGTTCGGACCCCGGTACGTCGGCTCGATCGGCGGCCTCGTCCTGAGCCTCGGCGCCGTCGGCTTCGCGGTCAGCGGGAGCTATCTCGCGGCCTTCGCCTCGCGGGCGCTGATCGGCCTGGGCAGCGGCGTCATCTTCGTTTCGATCCTCCGATTTTGCGCTAACTGGTACCGCGCCGACGAGTTCGCGACGATGACCGGGCTGACCGGCAGCGTCGCCGGACTCGGCGCGATCCTCGCGACCACACCGTTGGCGGTCACCGTCGACGCGCTGGGCTGGCGAGCCACGCTGATCGGTCTGGCCACCGTCGGCGTCGTCGCCGCCGGTGCCGTCTTCGTCGTCGCGCGACAGTCGCCGGCCGCGGCCGGCCTCGAGCCCATCGCGGGCGTCCCGGAGCAGCCGTCGGTCACGCTCGCGGAGACCGCCGGCCACCTGCGGACGCTCGCTCGCGACCCCGACCAGTGGCTGCTGTCGGTTGTCTTCTTCGCCGGCAACGGCGCGATACTGACACTGATCGGACTATGGGGAGTCCCCTACCTCGCGATCGTCTACGGCCTCGACGTGACGACCGCGTCCTCGTTTACCCTCCTCGGATCGATCGGCCTCCTGGTCGGTCCGCCGGCGATCGGCTGGATCTCCGATCGACTCGAGCGGCGCGTGCTGCCGATGACGGCGGGCGTCGGCCTGTTGACGATCGCGTTCAGCGTGATTCCCGTCTTCGGGCGCCCCCCGCTGGCGATCATCGCCGTCTCGTATCTGGCCTGTGGCGTCCTCTTCGGCGCCGCGATGCTGTCGCTGTCGACCGTCAAGGACCGGTATCCGCCCGCGGCCAGCGGCGTCGCGACGGCTACCGTAAACACGGCGGGGTTCGTCGGCGCGACGATTCTCCCGACGCTGATGGGGCTGGTGTTGGATGCCTACCGGACCGGCGAGACCGTCGGCGGCACCGTCGCCTACACCCAGTACGGGTATCGGCTCGCCTTCGGCATCCTCGCGGTGACCGTCGCCGTCGCCTTCTGCTGTTCGTGCTGGCTGCTCGTCCGCGACCGCGACGCTTCCTCGCCGTCGGCGCGCGAGGGCTCGAGCGAACGATAA
- a CDS encoding elongation factor 1-beta yields the protein MGKVAAKIKVMPNSPEIDLDALQERLESTLPEGAKINGVEREEVAFGLVALYPTVIVPDGAGGTEAVEEGFSDVEGVESVGVENVGRI from the coding sequence ATGGGAAAGGTAGCTGCGAAAATCAAGGTCATGCCGAACAGCCCCGAAATCGACCTGGACGCGCTCCAGGAGCGCCTCGAGAGCACCCTCCCCGAGGGCGCGAAGATCAACGGCGTCGAACGCGAGGAAGTCGCGTTCGGTCTCGTCGCGCTCTACCCGACCGTGATCGTCCCCGACGGCGCGGGCGGCACGGAAGCCGTCGAGGAAGGCTTCTCGGACGTCGAAGGCGTCGAGAGCGTCGGCGTCGAGAACGTCGGCCGTATCTGA
- a CDS encoding HVO_2753 family zinc finger protein, translating to MSTTDESQRRSCVSCGLNIAGTNAAAFKCPDCGTQIYRCAKCRKQSNLYECPDCGFTGP from the coding sequence ATGAGTACGACCGACGAAAGCCAGAGGCGCTCGTGCGTCTCCTGTGGGCTCAACATCGCCGGCACCAACGCCGCCGCGTTCAAGTGTCCCGACTGTGGCACCCAGATCTACCGCTGTGCCAAGTGCCGCAAGCAGAGCAACCTCTACGAGTGTCCCGACTGCGGGTTCACCGGTCCGTAA
- the nreA gene encoding DNA repair protein NreA translates to MRLDDYIEELEPDEEAKRRRLAKEKSYEITDHLEEFEQNFEQALSGDTLVGSTAPSIFVGRSNYPDIPVGVLSPVGDENAAEDYVTDGNWYQQGYDIPDVLQRRTGLLNSNKRANVDSPSIASRLTPNVHDAWDGFVGVQREVAIADRPVDLEIGLDDTPDLGLDTGTDVATPRGPRANARNAELRENPYVPKPIKKTLEDDDWQAQGAMTYLYRRGFDVYDINSILSAGALGETDQRRLVPTRWSITAVDDTVGQFLRGRIRNAPSVDEVQVWANEYMGNRYWIVLAPGNWEFELVEMKAPGSIWNPDPEGDTWMASASEGFDGRSSYVEETAGAYYAARLAALEHLESIGRQAKCLVLREVSDDYWAPVGVWQVRESVRNAFDGDYGEAETFHDAVAEVATQLPVSHARLRRKSELAAGLQSNLSAFSARD, encoded by the coding sequence ATGCGCCTCGACGACTACATCGAGGAGTTAGAGCCCGACGAGGAGGCGAAGCGACGGCGCCTCGCCAAGGAGAAGTCCTACGAGATCACGGACCACCTCGAGGAGTTCGAACAGAACTTCGAGCAGGCGCTGTCCGGCGACACCCTCGTGGGCTCGACGGCCCCCTCGATCTTCGTCGGGCGATCGAACTATCCGGACATCCCCGTGGGGGTGCTCTCGCCGGTCGGCGACGAGAACGCCGCCGAGGACTATGTCACCGACGGGAACTGGTACCAGCAGGGGTACGACATTCCGGACGTCCTCCAGCGTCGAACGGGCCTGCTGAACTCCAACAAGCGCGCGAACGTCGACTCGCCGTCGATCGCGAGTCGACTGACGCCGAACGTCCACGACGCCTGGGACGGCTTCGTCGGCGTCCAGCGCGAGGTCGCCATCGCGGATCGCCCGGTCGACCTCGAGATCGGCCTCGACGACACGCCCGACCTCGGCCTCGACACCGGGACGGACGTCGCGACACCCCGCGGCCCCCGCGCCAACGCCCGCAACGCCGAGTTGCGGGAGAACCCCTACGTCCCGAAGCCGATCAAGAAGACCTTAGAGGACGACGACTGGCAGGCCCAGGGCGCGATGACCTACCTCTATCGTCGGGGGTTCGACGTCTACGACATCAACTCGATCCTCTCGGCGGGCGCGCTCGGCGAGACCGACCAGCGACGGCTCGTCCCGACGCGGTGGTCGATCACCGCCGTCGACGACACCGTCGGCCAGTTCCTCCGGGGCCGCATCCGCAACGCGCCCAGCGTCGACGAGGTCCAGGTCTGGGCCAACGAGTACATGGGTAACCGCTACTGGATCGTCCTCGCGCCGGGCAACTGGGAGTTCGAACTCGTCGAGATGAAGGCGCCCGGCAGCATCTGGAACCCCGACCCCGAAGGCGACACCTGGATGGCCAGCGCCAGCGAGGGATTCGACGGGCGCTCGAGCTACGTCGAGGAGACCGCTGGGGCCTACTACGCCGCCCGACTGGCCGCCTTAGAGCACCTCGAGTCGATCGGCCGGCAGGCGAAGTGTCTCGTCCTCCGTGAGGTCAGCGACGACTACTGGGCGCCCGTCGGCGTCTGGCAGGTCCGTGAGAGCGTGCGCAACGCCTTCGACGGCGACTACGGCGAGGCCGAGACCTTCCACGACGCCGTCGCCGAGGTCGCGACGCAGCTGCCGGTCTCCCACGCTCGCCTCCGGCGGAAATCCGAACTCGCGGCGGGGCTGCAGTCGAATCTCAGCGCCTTTTCCGCTCGAGACTAG
- the arcD gene encoding arginine/ornithine antiporter ArcD: MSLDFTPTTVEDLEPERRPSVALALVPVLAVVLFLGVGSAVLGLDPHVPLLWSIVFTGAFGYYLGYSWEDLYEGVANSLLMGLQALLIIFTIYALIATWVDAGTIPAMMYYGLELLSPSVFLPVAAVLAAVVAFSIGSSWTTVGTLGVAFVGIGEGLGVPAAMTVGAVLSGAYAGDKQSPLSDTTNLAAGVTNTPLYDHIRRMRTGTVIAFGIAVAIFAVLGLQASGNVPTGRVAEIQTALAGAYSVTPLAFVPLVVTFGLALRGYPALPTLVGGTIAGVLTSILVQGTGFVPAWEIFMGGTAPETGSELVDGLLATGGLTGSAWTITVVVAALSLGGLLEKTGVLAVLAHRLSQGLRSSGALIAGTGFSAIAINVLTAQQYMSIVLPGMTLRNLYEEFGLDSDELSRAVEAAGTPTGALLPWHAGGVFMASATGVATLEYAPFYLFGFLSPLVLFGMALTGFGIPTTRRSEHVQTAD; this comes from the coding sequence ATGTCACTGGACTTCACTCCGACGACGGTCGAGGACCTCGAGCCGGAGCGTCGGCCCTCCGTCGCGCTCGCGCTCGTCCCAGTGCTGGCCGTCGTCCTCTTCCTCGGCGTGGGATCCGCCGTACTCGGACTGGATCCCCACGTCCCCCTGCTGTGGAGTATCGTCTTCACGGGCGCCTTCGGTTACTATCTGGGCTACTCGTGGGAGGACCTCTACGAGGGCGTCGCCAACAGCCTCCTGATGGGACTGCAGGCGCTGTTGATCATCTTCACGATCTACGCGCTGATCGCGACCTGGGTCGACGCCGGGACGATTCCGGCGATGATGTACTACGGCCTCGAGTTGCTCTCGCCGTCGGTGTTCCTGCCCGTCGCCGCGGTGCTGGCGGCGGTCGTCGCCTTCTCGATCGGCTCCTCGTGGACGACGGTCGGGACGCTGGGCGTCGCCTTCGTCGGCATCGGCGAGGGGCTGGGCGTCCCCGCAGCGATGACCGTCGGTGCGGTCCTCTCGGGGGCCTACGCCGGCGACAAGCAGTCGCCGCTGTCGGACACGACGAACCTCGCGGCCGGCGTGACGAACACGCCGCTGTACGACCACATTCGCCGGATGCGAACCGGGACGGTCATCGCCTTCGGGATCGCCGTCGCGATCTTTGCCGTCCTCGGCCTGCAGGCCAGCGGGAACGTCCCGACCGGCCGCGTCGCCGAGATACAGACCGCACTGGCCGGGGCCTACTCCGTCACGCCGCTGGCGTTCGTCCCGCTCGTGGTCACCTTCGGACTCGCGCTGCGGGGGTATCCGGCCCTGCCGACGCTCGTCGGCGGGACCATCGCCGGCGTCCTCACGTCGATCCTCGTCCAGGGGACCGGCTTCGTCCCCGCGTGGGAGATCTTCATGGGCGGCACCGCCCCCGAAACGGGGTCGGAACTGGTCGACGGCCTGCTCGCGACCGGCGGGCTCACCGGCTCGGCCTGGACGATCACGGTCGTCGTCGCGGCGCTCTCGCTCGGGGGCCTGCTCGAGAAGACCGGCGTGCTCGCGGTGCTGGCCCATCGCCTCTCGCAGGGCCTCCGGAGTTCGGGCGCCCTGATCGCCGGGACCGGTTTCTCCGCGATCGCCATCAACGTCCTGACCGCCCAGCAGTACATGAGCATCGTCCTCCCCGGAATGACGCTGCGGAACCTCTACGAGGAGTTCGGACTGGACAGCGACGAACTCTCGCGGGCCGTCGAGGCCGCCGGGACGCCGACCGGCGCGCTCCTCCCGTGGCACGCCGGCGGCGTCTTTATGGCCTCCGCGACCGGCGTCGCGACCCTCGAGTACGCGCCGTTCTACCTGTTCGGGTTCCTGTCGCCGCTCGTGTTGTTCGGGATGGCCCTGACCGGGTTCGGCATTCCGACGACCCGCCGATCCGAACACGTCCAGACCGCCGACTGA
- a CDS encoding AI-2E family transporter, with product MDLRTAFFALLLVVLGVLSALVIAPLLQYVLAAGLLAFVLRPAHERLEPKLGPRPSAILLTGVAVVAAVIPLLLISAVVLGTAVSFLNEFDEASVVESARGVAENDLGLEAQQIDAIEAAIHTEIESSLSSAVELALGELIRLVNAGLELAIGLAVCVFLLYYLLVDGDDLVAWLGDVAPLEPHVRDELFGEVRVVTWAVIHSHVLVAVVQGLLGGIGLAVVGIPNAAFWTVIMILLSFLPAIGVWLVWGPAAGYLATAGDPLAAVALLAYGLTILGLVDNYLRAIFVDRGSGLHPAAVIVGVIGGIYLLGVMGLFLGPVLLAVFKAGVNVFTRVSVEDGNQWTDPEPDASPGPAPSGAEKPLPESDGAD from the coding sequence ATGGACCTCCGCACCGCGTTTTTCGCCCTCCTGCTCGTGGTTCTCGGGGTGCTCTCGGCCCTGGTCATCGCCCCGCTGTTGCAGTACGTGCTGGCCGCCGGGCTCCTCGCGTTCGTCCTCCGTCCCGCCCACGAGCGCCTCGAGCCGAAGCTCGGTCCGCGACCGTCGGCGATCCTGTTGACCGGGGTCGCCGTCGTGGCCGCTGTCATCCCGCTGTTGCTCATCTCGGCCGTCGTTTTGGGCACTGCCGTCTCTTTTCTCAACGAGTTCGACGAAGCGAGCGTCGTCGAAAGCGCCCGTGGAGTCGCGGAAAACGATCTCGGCCTCGAGGCCCAGCAGATCGACGCGATCGAGGCGGCGATTCACACCGAGATCGAATCCTCGCTCTCGAGCGCGGTCGAACTCGCGCTGGGTGAACTGATCCGGCTGGTCAACGCCGGTCTCGAGCTGGCGATCGGACTGGCCGTCTGCGTCTTCCTGCTCTACTACCTGCTCGTCGACGGGGACGACCTCGTCGCCTGGCTCGGCGACGTCGCCCCGCTCGAACCCCACGTCCGCGACGAACTATTCGGTGAGGTTCGCGTCGTCACCTGGGCCGTAATCCACAGTCACGTCCTCGTCGCCGTCGTCCAGGGACTCCTCGGCGGGATCGGGCTCGCCGTGGTCGGCATCCCGAACGCGGCCTTCTGGACGGTGATCATGATACTGCTCTCGTTCCTGCCGGCGATCGGCGTCTGGCTGGTCTGGGGGCCCGCCGCGGGGTATCTCGCGACGGCCGGCGACCCGCTCGCCGCCGTCGCTCTCCTCGCCTACGGCCTCACGATCCTCGGGCTGGTCGACAACTATCTGCGGGCGATCTTCGTCGATCGGGGCTCCGGGCTCCACCCGGCCGCCGTCATCGTCGGCGTCATCGGCGGGATCTACCTGCTCGGTGTCATGGGACTGTTCCTCGGCCCCGTCCTGCTCGCGGTGTTCAAAGCCGGCGTGAACGTCTTCACCAGAGTCTCCGTCGAGGACGGCAACCAGTGGACGGATCCCGAACCCGACGCGAGCCCCGGACCCGCCCCGTCCGGGGCCGAGAAACCGCTTCCGGAGTCCGATGGCGCGGACTGA